In Desulfobacterales bacterium, a single window of DNA contains:
- a CDS encoding universal stress protein gives MYKKIMVPLDGSELAECVLPQVETFISGCRVSTLVFVRVIESASLTYRGAYVTSKEDLEKIETNTKKVEEERKNSAAEYLKGVASRLKQDGVKYQTEVISGKVAESLVDYVEANGVDLIIIATHGRSGVSRWVRGSIADRVLRASRVPVLMVRAPGTIGESRV, from the coding sequence ATGTATAAAAAGATTATGGTTCCATTAGACGGTTCAGAGTTGGCCGAGTGTGTCCTGCCGCAAGTGGAGACCTTTATTTCAGGCTGCCGGGTGAGCACCCTTGTATTTGTCCGGGTAATTGAGTCGGCATCTCTGACGTATAGAGGTGCATATGTGACCAGCAAAGAAGATTTGGAAAAAATCGAAACCAATACAAAGAAGGTCGAGGAGGAGCGGAAAAATAGCGCGGCTGAATATCTGAAGGGAGTGGCGAGTCGACTCAAGCAGGATGGGGTGAAATATCAAACAGAGGTCATTTCCGGAAAAGTGGCTGAAAGCCTTGTGGATTATGTTGAGGCAAACGGTGTCGATTTGATCATCATTGCAACCCATGGACGCTCCGGCGTCAGCCGCTGGGTGCGGGGAAGTATTGCCGATCGTGTCCTGCGGGCATCCCGGGTGCCGGTTCTGATGGTACGGGCGCCCGGAACCATTGGTGAAAGCAGGGTTTAG
- a CDS encoding glucokinase yields the protein MGGVEDEQETNYMILAGDIGGTNARLAIIETVDGRFRFLAEETFASREEPSLESVLGKFLMNPAWPITKACLGIAGSVRDGRCEATNLPWVIDSQVVARQLNIARVKLINDLEAQAYGIAAIETKDFEVLNQGNHDARGNQAVISAGTGLGEAVLFWDGGEYRPFASEGGHADFAPRNHLEMELLNYLLKRHSRVSVERLVSGQGLANIYQFFKDKGGVKEPAWLADEMRQKDPPAVISENALNGKSSLCMAALDLFAALYGAEAGNLALKVMATGGVYLGGGIAPKIVAKLREPVFMNAFTAKGRMKPLLQAMPVRVILNPKVALIGAARHAMQE from the coding sequence ATGGGAGGTGTTGAAGATGAACAGGAGACCAATTACATGATTCTGGCCGGAGACATCGGCGGGACCAATGCCCGCCTGGCGATTATCGAAACTGTGGATGGGCGTTTCCGCTTTCTTGCGGAAGAAACCTTCGCGAGTCGTGAAGAGCCGAGTCTTGAAAGCGTTCTTGGAAAATTCTTGATGAATCCCGCCTGGCCCATCACAAAAGCTTGCCTGGGGATTGCCGGTTCTGTCCGGGATGGCCGCTGTGAAGCTACCAATTTGCCATGGGTGATCGATTCACAAGTGGTCGCACGACAGCTCAACATCGCCCGGGTTAAACTGATCAATGACCTGGAGGCCCAGGCATACGGAATTGCGGCGATAGAGACCAAAGACTTTGAAGTCCTCAATCAGGGCAATCATGACGCCCGGGGAAATCAAGCCGTCATCTCTGCCGGCACGGGCCTTGGCGAAGCCGTTCTCTTCTGGGACGGCGGGGAATACAGACCGTTTGCATCGGAGGGGGGGCATGCCGATTTTGCGCCCCGGAATCACCTTGAAATGGAGCTATTGAACTATCTGCTTAAGCGGCATTCACGCGTAAGCGTCGAACGTTTGGTTTCCGGCCAGGGGCTGGCTAACATTTATCAATTTTTTAAGGACAAGGGAGGCGTTAAAGAACCGGCCTGGCTTGCGGATGAGATGCGCCAAAAAGACCCCCCGGCTGTTATTTCGGAGAACGCCCTTAATGGGAAAAGTTCGCTTTGCATGGCCGCCCTCGATCTCTTTGCCGCCCTCTACGGAGCAGAGGCCGGAAATCTGGCGTTAAAGGTCATGGCAACAGGAGGGGTCTATCTCGGCGGCGGAATCGCACCTAAAATCGTCGCGAAGTTAAGGGAACCGGTTTTTATGAACGCTTTTACAGCCAAGGGGCGAATGAAGCCCCTGCTTCAGGCGATGCCGGTTCGGGTGATCCTGAATCCCAAGGTCGCTTTGATCGGTGCGGCCCGTCATGCCATGCAGGAGTGA